CACGCGCACGCGGCCGTTGGAGGTGGAAATGCGCAGCCGGGGCGTCTCGATGTCACTGAGCGAGACCGAGCCATTGGCGGCGGAAACGTCCACGCTCGGGCCGTGTACGGCGCACAGGTGTACCCTGCCGTTGGCGGCGCCGGCGCTCACCGGGCCGCGGTTGTTGCGGACGTTGATCGCACCGTTGCGCGTGCGCAGGTGCAACTGGCCCGCCAGGTCGCGCGCCTCGATGCCGCCGTTGCGGCTGCGCAGGCGCAGCCGCGTCGGCTCCGCCACCTGCACCAGCAGGCGGCCCTTGCCGGCGGCATCGGGGTCCTCGAGCCGCTGTTCCTCGACGCAGACGATCGGCGCTCCGCCGTCGTCCGGCTCGCGCGTGTGCACGACAAACCGTTCGCCGGTATCCCGCGGGGCGTCCTCGCCGGCCGGGATGAAGCGTGCCGTCGCGCCGCCGTCGCCGCTCGGCTCCACCTCCAGGCTGGTGTTGCGCAGCGAAATCTCCAGGGCCGGATCGTGTTCCGGCAGTGGCAGGGTGATGATCATGGGGTTCTCCTCGGGGCGGCTTCCCGCGTGGCATCTCTCCACCGCGGGTTACGGATCAGGTCACGCCATGCATCAGGCATCGCGTAGTTCTCGCAGGGCTTCGTCGACGGTGATGCGGCCGGCGCGCAAGTCGCGCAGCAGGGCCAGCCGCTCACTACGCCCGTGCACGCTATGCCCTCGGGCGTCGGACGCCTCGACATTGCGCGCCCCGGCGTTGCGCCCGCGCTGCTCGGCTCCACCGGCCGCGCCGAGAGACGGACCGGCGTCCGCATCGTCGGGCGCGCCGGGCGCGATGCCGGCGTCGGCGCGCAGGCGCGCCTCCGCCAGCCGGGCGTTGACGCTCGCCAGACGCGCCTTCACGGTGGGATAGGAGATCCCGAGGCGGCGCTCGACGCTGCGAAAGTTGCCCTCCACCTCGAGGAACACGCCCACGAAGTGCAGCAATTCCTCCGGCAGGGCGCACAGTTCGCAGCGCCGGAACAGGCCTCTCAGGACAACACCGCAACCCCGGCACCGGTACTCCTGCACCAGGAGTTCGTCGCTGCACACCGGACACGCCGCCAGTTCGTCATG
The genomic region above belongs to Spirochaetaceae bacterium and contains:
- a CDS encoding DUF2089 family protein, encoding MIGNEDVHDELAACPVCSDELLVQEYRCRGCGVVLRGLFRRCELCALPEELLHFVGVFLEVEGNFRSVERRLGISYPTVKARLASVNARLAEARLRADAGIAPGAPDDADAGPSLGAAGGAEQRGRNAGARNVEASDARGHSVHGRSERLALLRDLRAGRITVDEALRELRDA